Proteins encoded together in one Priestia aryabhattai window:
- a CDS encoding PspA/IM30 family protein gives MRNLFTRMKETISADLHQLLDHKEQKNPIAALNHYLRQCEQETEKVRQLVERQYTLKEQFNREYHMALDMMKKRHEQAQVAQAAEEAELHEFILKEHAHYEERAKRVKESYEDASKQLEKLEQKYEEMKHKVKDMHIRRMELMGRENIARAHHRMNSVMKTESSYASYSQFNEMETYIDQLENQINTNYYRQTVDSKIAELEKRVKSS, from the coding sequence ATGAGAAACTTATTTACTCGAATGAAAGAAACGATTTCTGCAGACCTTCATCAATTACTTGATCATAAAGAACAAAAAAATCCAATTGCTGCATTAAATCACTATTTGCGCCAATGCGAGCAGGAGACCGAAAAGGTAAGGCAGCTTGTTGAGAGACAGTACACGTTAAAAGAACAGTTTAATCGCGAGTACCATATGGCGCTTGACATGATGAAAAAACGTCATGAGCAAGCACAAGTAGCACAAGCAGCTGAAGAAGCAGAATTACATGAATTTATTTTAAAAGAACATGCTCATTACGAAGAAAGAGCAAAGCGTGTAAAAGAATCTTATGAAGATGCATCCAAACAGTTAGAGAAGCTTGAACAAAAGTATGAAGAAATGAAGCATAAGGTAAAAGATATGCATATTCGCCGTATGGAACTAATGGGGCGCGAAAATATTGCCCGTGCGCATCATCGTATGAATTCAGTAATGAAAACAGAATCATCTTATGCGTCTTACAGCCAGTTTAATGAAATGGAAACCTATATTGACCAGCTTGAAAATCAAATTAATACAAATTATTATAGACAAACGGTAGACAGCAAGATTGCTGAATTAGAAAAAAGAGTAAAATCATCATAA
- the liaF gene encoding cell wall-active antibiotics response protein LiaF: protein MQSVNKTESLMFIFICSLFVLFIEIMFFHSGLIFSVLIAGAFMYIGRKKMRRKLGRILFWIGVIGLVLNIFNTVAFKFLVIALFLYFLLRFIQSRKHPVEFRPTDEFTQQPNQSLVQVRPVFTNKLLGSQRTEDSVYEWDDINIQSVWGDIVVDLSNTVLPKGDAVIFIRQVFGNIKVLIPYETEVSVNHSKLAGNVTVFGHQRGFSFNENLSIKTEEFEQSAHRVKIVTTVVIGDLEVQRI, encoded by the coding sequence GTGCAAAGCGTAAACAAAACAGAATCTCTTATGTTCATTTTTATTTGCAGTTTATTTGTCCTGTTTATTGAAATTATGTTTTTTCACAGCGGCTTGATCTTTTCTGTATTAATTGCCGGTGCGTTCATGTATATTGGGCGGAAAAAAATGAGAAGAAAACTAGGGCGCATTTTATTTTGGATTGGCGTTATTGGACTTGTGTTGAATATATTTAATACGGTTGCATTTAAGTTTTTAGTTATTGCTCTTTTTCTGTATTTTTTACTTAGATTTATTCAATCAAGAAAGCATCCGGTTGAATTCAGACCAACTGACGAATTTACACAGCAGCCAAACCAAAGTTTGGTGCAAGTCCGGCCAGTTTTCACGAATAAACTTCTTGGTAGTCAAAGAACCGAAGATTCAGTATACGAATGGGATGATATTAATATTCAAAGCGTATGGGGAGACATTGTTGTTGATTTAAGCAATACGGTTCTACCAAAAGGTGATGCGGTTATTTTTATTCGTCAAGTGTTTGGAAATATTAAAGTGCTCATTCCTTACGAAACGGAAGTATCTGTGAATCATTCTAAACTAGCAGGAAACGTAACGGTTTTCGGACATCAGCGCGGCTTTTCGTTCAATGAAAATTTGTCTATCAAAACAGAGGAATTTGAACAATCTGCTCATAGGGTGAAGATTGTTACAACTGTTGTGATTGGAGATTTAGAGGTGCAAAGGATATGA
- a CDS encoding sensor histidine kinase, with the protein MSILQRQLLWGIFSSFFVFLSVLLTVFFAYPVFHLSDLWETSVFGMPFVLFSFSLSLTIGSVIGGIMGFMWRQQWTYVENRLYEIENGHRHMSANEPLIQETSRIISRLNKVDHKMILQAQQSQKMATEKVENQQKQVQEIVSQERNRLARELHDSVSQQLFAASMLMSAITESNLKLQDSQAKQLKMVEKMINQSQLEMRALLLHLRPAALKGKSLQAGMKELMNELAQKVPLELNWKIEGFELDKGIEDHLFRILQESVSNTLRHANATALDVLLIKRDFSIILRIVDNGVGFDVEKEKVGSYGLQNMYERAVEIGGILKIISLPDKGTKLEVKVPLVEREEKQND; encoded by the coding sequence ATGAGTATTCTTCAACGGCAGTTATTATGGGGGATTTTCTCAAGTTTTTTTGTATTTTTATCCGTGCTCCTTACCGTGTTTTTCGCATATCCTGTTTTTCACCTTAGTGACTTATGGGAAACAAGCGTATTTGGCATGCCTTTTGTGCTGTTTTCCTTCAGTTTAAGCCTTACGATTGGAAGTGTGATTGGAGGAATCATGGGGTTTATGTGGAGACAACAGTGGACATATGTTGAAAACCGATTATATGAAATAGAAAATGGCCACCGGCATATGTCGGCAAATGAACCGCTTATTCAAGAAACGTCTCGAATTATAAGCCGTTTAAACAAAGTAGATCATAAAATGATTCTTCAAGCACAGCAATCTCAAAAGATGGCAACGGAAAAAGTAGAAAATCAGCAAAAGCAAGTGCAAGAAATCGTTTCTCAGGAACGAAATCGGCTTGCTAGAGAACTGCATGACTCCGTTAGTCAGCAGCTATTTGCCGCTTCGATGCTTATGTCTGCTATTACGGAATCCAACCTTAAGCTACAAGACTCCCAAGCTAAGCAACTAAAGATGGTCGAAAAAATGATTAATCAATCGCAGCTTGAAATGAGGGCTTTGCTTCTTCATCTTCGACCTGCAGCATTAAAAGGAAAATCGCTACAGGCTGGAATGAAAGAACTGATGAATGAGCTTGCTCAAAAAGTACCGCTTGAATTAAATTGGAAAATAGAAGGATTTGAACTAGATAAAGGCATTGAAGACCACTTGTTTAGAATTTTGCAAGAATCCGTATCAAATACACTGCGTCATGCAAATGCAACAGCTTTAGATGTACTGCTGATTAAACGTGACTTTTCCATTATTTTACGTATTGTTGATAACGGAGTTGGCTTTGATGTAGAAAAGGAAAAAGTCGGATCGTACGGCCTGCAAAATATGTATGAACGCGCAGTTGAAATTGGAGGCATATTAAAAATTATTAGTTTGCCCGACAAAGGAACAAAGCTAGAAGTAAAAGTACCGTTAGTAGAAAGAGAGGAGAAGCAAAATGATTAA
- a CDS encoding response regulator gives MINVLLVDDHEMVRIGVGAYLSAQTDIHVIAEAANGQEAVELGLQLRPDIILMDLVMEEMDGIEATKQLIKQWPEAKVIIVTSFLDDEKVYPALEAGATSYLLKTSKAGEIAAAIRRTYEGQSVLEPEVTGKMMSKMRKPSLPHEELTTREMEILLLMTQGKTNQEIADELFIALKTVKTHVSNLLSKLDVQDRTQAVIYAFKHKLVE, from the coding sequence ATGATTAATGTGCTGTTAGTAGATGATCATGAGATGGTTCGTATTGGGGTAGGAGCGTATTTGTCGGCTCAAACAGACATTCATGTAATAGCTGAAGCGGCAAATGGTCAAGAGGCCGTTGAATTGGGGCTTCAGCTGCGCCCGGATATTATTTTAATGGATTTAGTCATGGAAGAAATGGACGGGATTGAAGCAACAAAACAACTTATTAAGCAGTGGCCAGAAGCAAAAGTGATTATTGTCACTAGCTTTCTAGATGATGAAAAAGTATATCCCGCTCTAGAGGCAGGGGCAACAAGCTACTTATTAAAAACGTCTAAAGCAGGAGAAATTGCAGCTGCTATTCGCCGTACATATGAGGGGCAATCCGTATTAGAGCCGGAAGTAACCGGTAAAATGATGTCTAAAATGAGAAAACCGTCTTTACCTCATGAAGAACTGACAACTCGTGAAATGGAAATTTTACTGCTAATGACACAAGGTAAAACAAATCAAGAGATTGCAGACGAATTATTTATTGCGCTAAAGACGGTAAAAACACATGTGAGCAATTTATTAAGTAAGCTAGATGTACAGGACCGGACTCAAGCAGTCATCTATGCCTTTAAACACAAATTAGTGGAGTGA
- a CDS encoding glycoside hydrolase family 13 protein gives MEKKWWKEVVAYQIYPRSFMDSNGDGIGDIQGVISKLDYLSDLGIDVIWICPIYQSPNDDNGYDISDYKDIMKDFGTMEDFDELLDEVHHRGMKLIMDLVINHTSDEHPWFVESRSSKENPYRDYYIWHEGKDGREPNNWESIFSGSAWEFDEKTKEYYMHVFSKKQPDLNWENEKVRHELYEMVNWWLDKGIDGFRVDAISHIKKVAGFPDLPNPEKLDYVPSFEGHMNRPGIQEYLKELKENTFAKYDIMTVGEANGVTSDSADEWVAEDGGNFNMIFQFEHMGLWDKGEEKPLDLIELKTILTSWQNGLEEINGWNALYLENHDQIRSVNKFGSVAYRVESAKCLAALYFLMKGTPFIYQGQELGMTNVKFDSIDDYDDVGMINYYRIQREKGDSHDDIMKVIWETGRDNSRTPMQWNTERNAGFSTGNPWMKVNPNYVDINVEEQKRDKNSVLNFYKQLITIRKQHDVLVYGTYKLLAEEDSAIYAYTRTLEGKTAVVICNMSPNNQTFEFPSESSFANTEVLIHNYPLDTNETLEKCTLHPYETRVYLLS, from the coding sequence ATGGAAAAGAAATGGTGGAAAGAAGTTGTTGCGTATCAAATCTACCCGCGGAGCTTCATGGATTCAAACGGCGACGGAATTGGTGACATTCAAGGGGTTATTTCAAAATTAGACTATTTATCTGATCTTGGAATTGATGTCATTTGGATTTGCCCGATTTATCAGTCTCCTAACGACGATAATGGCTACGATATCAGTGATTATAAAGATATTATGAAAGATTTCGGAACAATGGAAGACTTTGATGAGCTGCTAGATGAAGTTCACCATCGTGGAATGAAACTGATTATGGATTTAGTTATTAATCATACTTCAGATGAACACCCTTGGTTTGTAGAATCTAGATCTTCTAAAGAAAATCCATATCGTGATTATTACATCTGGCACGAAGGTAAAGATGGAAGAGAGCCAAACAACTGGGAATCTATTTTTAGCGGATCAGCTTGGGAGTTCGACGAAAAGACAAAAGAGTATTACATGCACGTATTTTCTAAAAAACAGCCAGATTTAAACTGGGAAAACGAAAAAGTACGTCATGAGCTTTATGAAATGGTTAACTGGTGGTTAGATAAAGGGATTGACGGCTTTCGTGTAGATGCTATTTCGCATATTAAAAAAGTGGCGGGCTTCCCAGATCTACCGAACCCTGAAAAGCTAGATTATGTGCCATCGTTTGAAGGGCATATGAATCGACCGGGAATTCAAGAATATTTAAAAGAGCTAAAAGAAAATACGTTTGCCAAATACGATATTATGACGGTTGGAGAGGCAAATGGTGTAACATCGGACAGCGCAGATGAGTGGGTAGCTGAAGATGGCGGAAACTTCAATATGATTTTTCAGTTCGAGCATATGGGACTGTGGGATAAAGGAGAAGAAAAACCGCTGGATTTAATCGAGCTAAAAACGATTTTAACTAGTTGGCAAAATGGTTTAGAAGAAATCAACGGCTGGAACGCTTTATATTTAGAAAATCATGACCAAATTCGTTCTGTAAATAAATTCGGCAGCGTAGCTTACCGAGTGGAAAGTGCAAAGTGCTTAGCTGCACTATACTTTTTAATGAAAGGAACACCGTTTATTTATCAAGGACAAGAACTTGGAATGACCAATGTTAAGTTTGATTCTATTGACGATTATGATGATGTTGGTATGATTAACTACTACCGTATTCAGCGTGAAAAAGGCGATTCACATGACGATATTATGAAAGTTATTTGGGAAACAGGCCGCGATAATTCAAGAACGCCAATGCAGTGGAATACAGAAAGAAATGCAGGATTTTCTACTGGGAACCCTTGGATGAAGGTAAATCCAAATTACGTAGATATTAACGTAGAAGAGCAGAAACGTGATAAGAATTCGGTACTGAATTTTTACAAACAGCTCATTACAATTAGAAAACAACATGATGTGCTGGTGTATGGAACTTATAAGCTGTTGGCAGAAGAAGATTCCGCTATTTACGCGTATACGCGAACATTAGAAGGTAAAACCGCTGTTGTTATTTGTAATATGTCACCGAATAATCAAACCTTCGAGTTCCCTTCAGAGAGCTCATTTGCAAACACAGAAGTGCTGATTCATAATTATCCGTTGGATACAAACGAAACGCTTGAAAAATGTACGCTGCACCCATATGAAACACGTGTATACTTACTTTCATAA
- a CDS encoding THUMP domain-containing class I SAM-dependent RNA methyltransferase, with translation MAKYKIIATAAMGIEALVAKEVRALGYECEVDNGKVIFEGDELAIARCNLWLRTADRIKVQVGQFKARTFDELFEQTKALNWGDYLPVDAQFPVSGKSVKSKLFSVSDCQSIVKKAIVDSMKKHYNKTTGWLEETGSTFKIEVALLKDVATLTIDASGAGLHKRGYRVGQGEAPLKETLAAALIMLTPWNANRPFVDVFCGSGTIAIEAALIGQNIAPGFNRDFLSEEWPWMSASIWDKAREEAEDLANYDQVLDIAGHDIDHRMVKVAEQNAFEAGLGDLIQFKQMQVRDFTTPKEYGIIIGNPPYGERLSDRPSVEKMYAEMGEAFSKLDTWSIYMLTSHEQFEQYYGKKATKKRKLFNGFIKTDYYQYWGPRPPRND, from the coding sequence ATGGCGAAATATAAAATTATTGCAACAGCAGCAATGGGAATTGAAGCACTGGTCGCTAAAGAAGTGCGTGCTTTAGGATATGAATGTGAAGTAGATAATGGCAAGGTTATCTTTGAAGGAGACGAGCTCGCAATTGCTCGCTGCAATTTATGGCTTCGTACAGCAGATCGAATTAAAGTACAGGTTGGACAGTTCAAAGCTCGTACGTTTGATGAGCTTTTTGAACAAACAAAAGCATTAAATTGGGGAGATTATTTGCCCGTAGATGCACAGTTTCCTGTATCGGGAAAATCAGTTAAATCTAAATTGTTCAGCGTTTCAGATTGTCAAAGCATTGTGAAAAAAGCAATTGTTGACAGCATGAAAAAACATTATAACAAAACAACAGGCTGGCTCGAAGAAACGGGGTCAACGTTTAAAATTGAAGTAGCGCTATTGAAAGATGTTGCCACATTAACAATTGATGCAAGCGGTGCAGGACTTCATAAGCGCGGTTACCGCGTTGGGCAGGGGGAAGCTCCTTTAAAAGAAACGCTAGCGGCAGCTCTAATCATGCTAACACCATGGAATGCGAATCGCCCGTTTGTCGATGTGTTCTGCGGTTCTGGTACAATTGCCATCGAAGCAGCGCTTATCGGTCAAAACATTGCACCAGGATTTAATCGTGACTTCTTATCAGAAGAGTGGCCGTGGATGTCAGCAAGTATTTGGGACAAAGCGCGCGAAGAGGCAGAAGACTTAGCGAACTACGACCAAGTGCTAGATATTGCTGGTCATGATATTGACCATCGTATGGTAAAAGTAGCAGAGCAAAATGCATTTGAAGCTGGGCTTGGAGATTTAATTCAATTTAAGCAAATGCAAGTGCGCGATTTTACTACACCGAAAGAATATGGAATCATCATTGGTAACCCTCCGTACGGTGAACGTTTAAGCGATCGTCCTTCTGTTGAAAAAATGTACGCTGAAATGGGCGAGGCGTTTTCTAAGCTTGATACGTGGTCTATTTATATGCTTACATCTCATGAGCAGTTTGAACAGTACTACGGTAAAAAAGCAACGAAAAAACGCAAATTGTTTAATGGGTTTATTAAAACAGACTACTATCAGTACTGGGGACCTCGTCCTCCACGCAACGATTAA
- a CDS encoding ABC transporter permease subunit → MIAYAIIQLPQKLGWIVYDFFVCGMIVPTQVNMIPVFLLMNKLGLVNMLIGVIIVSIIFLLPIGVFIITGFMKTLPKELFEAARMDGASEWKIYPKIALRLSIPSMATVGRYLADGTL, encoded by the coding sequence ATGATTGCTTACGCTATTATTCAGCTTCCTCAAAAGCTTGGATGGATTGTATACGATTTTTTTGTTTGCGGAATGATCGTCCCTACTCAAGTCAATATGATTCCTGTCTTTTTACTGATGAATAAGCTCGGGCTCGTCAATATGCTAATAGGCGTCATTATCGTCTCCATAATTTTTTTGCTTCCAATCGGTGTGTTTATTATAACGGGGTTTATGAAAACTTTGCCAAAGGAACTATTCGAAGCTGCTCGCATGGACGGAGCGTCAGAGTGGAAAATATATCCAAAAATCGCTCTTCGACTCTCGATACCATCAATGGCTACAGTAGGAAGATACCTAGCAGATGGTACTCTTTAA
- a CDS encoding ATP-dependent DNA helicase: MMRERLPFTIERDENFFDKLNEWIGDVFYDHLPDAGLELRDEQIFMAFQIERAFKEKNVIFAEAGVGTGKTIVYLLYAICYARYIGKPAIIACADETLIEQLVKAEGDIAKLSGILDINMDVRLAKSQDQYLCLKKLDAVTARTDNENIEEIYDTLPDFVHDHSGMQSFYHYGDRKEYPHLTDEEWNQINWDTFQDCSSCEQRHRCGLTLSREHYRKAHDLIICSHDFYMEHIWTYEARKREGQLPLLPESSCVVFDEGHLLEFAAQKALTYRIQEDTLENLLTRLLENDVREEFAVKIEHAIDVYAMFFDRLSEASTEIVGSSRKEVARTNGLQSVGKELLSLLEHIGNELVFESETYTVDEYTLRIVDEYLDQIDYSLRLFMDNENAIYWVEENNWQLTLVIMPQAVKDVLKERVFAKKIPYIFTSATLSDNQSFDYLAYSLGIAKPLSFSVESPFDYDEQMKIAVKNVSDDQEEAFAEKFAFTVAQLEKTNGRALLLFNSKEELEMFKEASKELNQYTFLFEGDQEISKLVSQFQREEETILCAVHLWEGLDIPGPSLSNVIIWSLPYPPNDPVFEAKRNQVVDPFWDADMPYMLLRLKQGVGRLIRSHNDKGLITIFMPKSTDSKVRSIIEQNVPTKIENV; this comes from the coding sequence ATGATGAGAGAGCGGTTGCCTTTTACAATTGAGCGGGATGAAAATTTTTTTGACAAATTAAATGAATGGATAGGTGATGTTTTTTATGATCATCTTCCAGATGCAGGGTTAGAACTTCGAGACGAACAAATTTTTATGGCTTTTCAAATCGAACGAGCTTTTAAAGAAAAAAATGTAATCTTTGCAGAAGCAGGTGTGGGAACAGGGAAGACCATTGTGTATTTACTTTACGCTATTTGTTATGCAAGATATATCGGCAAGCCAGCTATTATTGCCTGTGCGGATGAAACATTAATTGAACAGTTAGTAAAAGCCGAAGGAGACATTGCCAAGCTCTCTGGTATTTTAGATATTAACATGGATGTTCGCTTAGCAAAATCTCAAGATCAGTATCTGTGTTTAAAGAAATTAGATGCTGTAACAGCGCGAACAGATAATGAAAACATTGAAGAAATTTATGATACGCTTCCTGATTTTGTTCATGATCATAGCGGTATGCAGTCGTTCTATCACTACGGAGACCGTAAAGAATATCCGCACTTAACAGATGAGGAATGGAATCAAATTAACTGGGATACCTTTCAAGACTGCTCGTCCTGTGAGCAGCGTCATAGATGCGGCTTAACGCTTTCACGTGAGCACTACAGAAAAGCACATGACTTAATTATTTGCTCTCACGATTTTTACATGGAGCACATTTGGACATACGAAGCCCGCAAGCGTGAAGGACAGCTTCCGCTTCTTCCTGAAAGCAGCTGTGTTGTATTTGATGAAGGCCACCTGCTGGAATTTGCTGCCCAAAAAGCTTTAACGTATCGCATTCAAGAAGATACGTTAGAAAATTTGTTAACGCGTCTATTAGAAAATGACGTGCGAGAAGAATTTGCTGTGAAGATCGAGCACGCTATCGATGTGTATGCAATGTTCTTTGACCGTTTAAGTGAAGCAAGCACAGAGATCGTTGGTTCTAGCCGTAAAGAAGTAGCCCGCACAAACGGATTACAAAGTGTAGGAAAAGAACTTTTATCGCTGCTTGAGCATATCGGAAACGAGCTTGTGTTTGAGAGTGAGACCTATACAGTAGACGAATATACGCTGAGAATTGTAGATGAGTACCTAGATCAAATTGATTATTCGCTGCGCTTATTTATGGACAACGAAAATGCCATCTACTGGGTGGAAGAAAACAACTGGCAGCTGACGTTGGTTATTATGCCACAAGCAGTAAAGGACGTCTTAAAGGAACGAGTATTTGCGAAGAAAATACCATATATTTTCACTTCTGCCACTCTTTCAGATAACCAATCGTTTGATTATTTAGCATATAGCTTAGGAATTGCAAAGCCGCTTTCTTTTTCCGTTGAATCGCCATTTGATTATGATGAGCAAATGAAAATTGCGGTAAAAAATGTTTCGGATGATCAAGAAGAAGCTTTTGCTGAAAAATTTGCCTTTACTGTTGCTCAGCTCGAAAAAACGAACGGACGGGCACTTTTATTATTTAACAGCAAAGAAGAACTAGAGATGTTTAAAGAAGCTTCAAAAGAGTTAAATCAGTACACATTTTTATTTGAAGGGGATCAAGAGATCAGCAAATTAGTATCTCAGTTCCAGCGGGAAGAAGAAACGATTTTATGCGCTGTTCATTTATGGGAAGGGTTGGATATTCCAGGACCTTCGCTATCTAATGTAATTATTTGGTCTCTGCCTTATCCGCCGAATGACCCGGTCTTTGAAGCAAAGCGCAATCAAGTAGTCGATCCATTTTGGGATGCGGATATGCCGTATATGCTTCTTCGCTTAAAGCAAGGAGTTGGAAGACTGATTCGCTCTCATAACGATAAGGGTCTAATCACGATCTTTATGCCAAAAAGTACAGATTCAAAAGTGCGTTCAATCATTGAACAAAATGTTCCAACGAAAATAGAAAACGTATAA
- a CDS encoding carboxypeptidase M32: MREDIQKIEKQFYEYMNKIKSYHEAIGVMYWDLRTGAPKKGADQRSEVIGMMSSDAFNLSVSDEMAGFIEKLTNPQSQSYINDITKKAVEECKKEYDLNKKIPPHEYKEYVTLTSKAESVWEEAKEKADFALFQPYLEKIVAFNQKFVEYWGYEGNKYNRLLDLFEPGMTVEILDEVFGKLREHIVPLVQRIAGSNTKPNTEFLFRTFPKEAQKQFSLDVLKTLGYDFEAGRLDETVHPFATGLNPGDVRITTKYAENDFRTAIFGTIHECGHALYEQNISKNLVGTVLCEGTSMGIHESQSLFFEQFVGKNKAFWQHHYDVLKKHAPGQFDDVGLDDFYRGVNEAKPSLIRIEADELTYPLHIMIRYEIEKGLINGEYKVEDLPEIWNEKYEEYLGVRPSHDGEGVLQDVHWAGGSFGYFPSYALGYMYAAQFNHTMLKELPNYDELLEKGDISPITNWLTQHIHQYGKMKKPLEILNDVTGEGLNVDYLIQYLEEKYGQIYHV; encoded by the coding sequence ATGAGAGAAGACATACAAAAAATTGAGAAACAGTTTTATGAATACATGAATAAAATCAAAAGTTATCACGAGGCTATCGGAGTGATGTATTGGGATTTAAGGACGGGTGCTCCAAAAAAAGGGGCAGATCAACGTTCTGAAGTTATTGGCATGATGTCATCAGACGCATTCAATCTTTCTGTTTCTGATGAAATGGCAGGTTTTATTGAAAAATTAACGAACCCCCAGTCACAGTCTTACATAAACGATATTACAAAAAAAGCAGTGGAAGAATGTAAAAAAGAATATGACTTAAATAAAAAGATTCCTCCGCATGAATATAAAGAATACGTTACGTTAACTTCAAAAGCTGAGTCGGTTTGGGAAGAAGCAAAAGAAAAAGCAGACTTTGCTTTATTTCAACCGTACCTTGAAAAAATTGTAGCGTTCAATCAGAAGTTTGTGGAGTATTGGGGGTATGAAGGAAACAAATATAACCGTTTATTGGACCTTTTTGAACCGGGGATGACGGTTGAAATCTTAGACGAGGTATTTGGAAAGCTACGGGAGCATATTGTGCCTCTTGTTCAGCGAATCGCCGGTTCAAATACAAAGCCGAATACGGAATTTTTATTCCGTACTTTCCCAAAAGAAGCGCAAAAGCAATTTAGTCTAGATGTGTTAAAAACACTTGGCTATGATTTTGAAGCGGGGCGACTTGATGAAACGGTCCATCCTTTTGCTACTGGTTTAAATCCGGGAGATGTGCGCATCACGACTAAATATGCCGAAAACGATTTCCGAACGGCTATTTTTGGAACGATTCACGAATGTGGACATGCTTTATATGAGCAGAATATTTCAAAGAATCTTGTTGGTACGGTTCTATGTGAAGGTACTTCAATGGGAATTCATGAATCACAGTCGCTGTTTTTTGAGCAGTTTGTCGGGAAAAATAAAGCATTTTGGCAACATCATTACGACGTACTAAAAAAGCATGCTCCGGGACAATTTGACGATGTAGGTTTAGATGATTTTTACCGAGGAGTAAATGAGGCAAAACCGTCTCTTATTCGTATTGAAGCAGATGAGTTAACGTATCCTCTTCATATTATGATTCGTTACGAGATTGAAAAAGGATTAATAAACGGGGAATATAAAGTCGAAGATTTACCGGAAATTTGGAATGAGAAATACGAAGAATATTTAGGGGTTCGTCCAAGTCACGATGGAGAAGGTGTGCTTCAAGACGTACACTGGGCCGGAGGAAGCTTTGGGTACTTCCCTTCCTATGCTCTGGGCTATATGTACGCAGCGCAGTTTAACCATACCATGTTAAAAGAATTGCCTAATTATGATGAACTTCTTGAAAAAGGAGATATTTCGCCGATTACAAATTGGTTAACACAACATATTCACCAATACGGAAAAATGAAAAAACCTCTTGAAATTCTAAACGATGTGACGGGCGAAGGGTTAAATGTAGATTATTTAATTCAATATCTAGAAGAGAAATATGGACAAATTTATCACGTATAA
- a CDS encoding xanthine phosphoribosyltransferase, with translation MKALQNKILTDGIVLSDTVLKVDTFLNHQMDPVLMKEIGEEFASRFEDAGITKILTIESSGIAPAIMTALKLNVEMVFARKRKSLTLQDGLITSKVYSFTKKEENEISVADKFIREDDVILIIDDFLANGQAAFGLMDIVQKAGAKVGGIGIVIEKSFQDGGKQIRKSGVKVESLARIQSLSNGKVAFVEDKPTVEV, from the coding sequence ATGAAAGCTTTGCAAAACAAAATTTTAACAGATGGTATCGTATTATCGGACACGGTTTTAAAAGTAGACACATTTTTAAACCATCAAATGGATCCTGTATTGATGAAAGAAATTGGAGAAGAATTTGCTTCGCGTTTTGAAGATGCAGGAATTACGAAGATTTTAACGATTGAATCATCAGGAATTGCTCCAGCGATTATGACCGCATTGAAGCTAAACGTTGAGATGGTGTTTGCTAGAAAAAGAAAATCTTTAACACTTCAAGACGGACTGATTACATCAAAAGTATATTCATTTACAAAAAAAGAAGAAAATGAAATTTCAGTTGCTGATAAATTTATTCGAGAAGATGATGTGATTTTAATTATTGATGACTTTTTAGCAAACGGTCAAGCTGCATTCGGCTTGATGGATATCGTTCAAAAAGCAGGTGCTAAAGTAGGCGGTATTGGTATTGTTATTGAAAAATCGTTCCAAGATGGAGGGAAACAAATTCGTAAATCAGGCGTTAAAGTAGAATCATTAGCACGCATTCAGTCTTTATCAAATGGTAAAGTTGCATTTGTTGAAGATAAACCAACAGTGGAGGTTTAA